A stretch of DNA from Paenibacillus albus:
CCATAAAAAAGTATATCGATGAGAACTTCACTAACGTCACACTTGAAAGCGCATCCACTCATGTTCACTTGAATCATTCCTATACAAGCAAGCTGTTCAAGCAGAAGACCGGCATCACGTTCATGGACTACGTCATTCAGGTCAAAATGCAAAAGGCTGCCGAGCTGCTGGCTGATCCAGCCTATAAAACCTACGAGATCAGTGAATTGCTCGGCTATACGAATCCGCATAATTTCACTCGCTCGTTCAAGCGGATTTATGGTAAGAGTCCTCGGGATTACCGCAATGGTTAAAAGGATCAAAACCGCTCATCGCTCCATACTGAGCCACCTGTTCACCCTGCTCGTTCCGATGCTTGTTCCGCTGCTCATCCTAGGATCGCTCTCTACGTTCCTTATTAAGCTCTATATTCAAGATCAGATTGATACCAAGAACGATGCCCTGCTATCCCAGACCAAATCCTACATGGAATTATCCTTCCGCGAGATGGATTCACTGAGCGCGAACTTCTCCGCGAATCCGGTACTTAGCGTGACGATGAAGGATATACTCGACACCGGGCAGATTACAGAGAGTAATTTTGACCTGCTTAAGGTCATCCGCAATTTCGTCGATTCAACTGTTTACGCGAACCCTTTCATCTATTCACTCTATATCTATTTTGACAATGAGGACAAGCGCTTCTTATCCTCGGTAACTGGCATCAACACCGTGGATAAATTTTATGACTCGAACTGGTACTCGCTCTACGAAGGTCATGACAATGAGCGGGTATGGACGGAGAACCGCATTCTGCAAAGGCGGAAGTCGGAGCCTGCAACACGAGTCATCTCGATCTATAATCGGCTGCGCGTGGCAAACGGCGGCGGTGTCGTGGTCATGAATATTAAGGCCGAATATATTGAATCGCTCCTGCGCGAGCTGCCCGCCATTAACAGCCAGAGCATTCTTCTGATGGATAAAAACAAGCATATTATTGCCAAAAACTCGGACGTCAATTATATGCATTTATTCAATTTAGGCCTATTTAGCAGCAACGACTCCTTCTCGCGGGATATGAAGATTGACGGCCGCACGTACAAGGTCGATATGCTGACGTCGGCACGATTCGGTTGGAAGTTCGTCTCCATCGTCCCCAAATCAGCCCTCTACTCGCTTCCTAGCAAGCTTATGCTGTTGACTGGGCTGCTGCTGATTATTTCTACAATTATAGGTTTGTTCCTGGCTTATTCGTTGTCGAGGAAGAAGTATTTGACGCTGCAGATGGTCAATGCCATTCTGCACGCCGCCGAACGCGGAACTCCGCTTCCGAAGGTGGATCAAGGCCGGAAAAATGATACGTACGGCTATATTACCGAGAATTTAGTGAAGAAGTTTGTTGAGAACGAGTTTCTCACCATTCAGCTGTCCGAGCGTAAATATAAGCTGCAGGTTATGGAGTATATTGCGCTTCATGCCCAGCTTAATCCGCATTTTCTGTACAATACACTCGAGACGATCTACTGGAAGGTAGCAAGCTACACGGGCAAGCCGAATGAAGCCAATGAAATGATCGAGAATCTCTCCGGGGTTTTGAGATACTCCCTGGACAGCTCGGCTCACTTCGTACCGCTGCAGCAGGAGATCAAGTACACGCTGCGTTATGTGGACATTCAACATATTCGGTACAAAGAGAAATTCGACGTGGTTTGGCGAATCGACGAGGATGCCGCATGCTGCGAGGTGATGAAGCTTATTTTGCAGCCGCTAATTGAGAATAGCATTTATCACGGCATTCGGATGAAGCAGGACAAGAGCATCATTCGCATCAAAGCAGAATTGATCGGAGAAGAGCATATGCGGCTGACCGTAACGGACACAGGGGCCGGAATGGACAAGGCTCGGCGCCTTGAAGTGCTGTCCAAGCTGAATTCCGATATCGAAGGCGGTCAGCATATTGGACTGCAAAACACGCATAAGCGGCTCAACATTACGTATGGCGAGCGTTACAGCATTCGGATTCTGAGCAAGAAGAATTGGGGCACCGCAATCAGCCTGACATTTCCATCTCGCAGCCAATAAGCCTATGATTCGAGCAAGGGCAGCCAGTTATAGGTTGCCCTTTTTTGTTTGCCAGCCTTGCGAATATACAGCACAAGAAGCTGCGAATGGCAACTTAATGATTGGATAAATCAAATAACGATAGATAATGACAAGTTCGTACGATTGGAAAGAAATAATGCGCCAATAGATGATTGAAATTGTTAAATGAACTAACTAGGAATGACATGGAGAGTTGCCCATAATGGTGTTTGTAAGCAATATGAAAGCGGATTCATTGGTGGGTTAAGTAAATTGAACAAAAAGGGAGAACAGAGAATGTCGAAGAAAACTTCACAGATCATTTCGTCACTCGTTGTCAGCAGCATGTTGTTATCAGGTACAGCTGCATACGCAAGTCCGTCCCAGAATCAAGATGTTTCCACACATTGGGCAGCAAAAGAACTGCAAAAATGGACAGACAACGGTTTGCTGCAAGGTGACGAGAATGGTCATCTAAATCCTAACGCACCAATCACTCGCGCGGAGTTCGTTACGATTCTGAATCGCATCTTCAATCTGACCAGCACGGTTGGAGCAAAAAGCTTTGCGGATGCAAAAGCCGGTGACTGGTTCTATGAGGAGCTTCAGAAAGCTTCTGCTGCCGGACTGTTGAACGGCGATGACAGCAACAATGCGAATCCGAAAGCGCCGATCACCCGCCAAGAAGCAGCTACTCTGATCGCAAGAGGCTTCCAAGTTGTAGCGGGAACTGTTACTCCTTCGTTCACAGACTCCTCGAAGATCGCTGGTTGGGCACAAAGCGCAGTCAATGAGCTTTCGTCTAAAGGCTATTTGCACGGTAGAGGCAACAATGACTTTGACCCTACTGCGAACATCACTCGCGCGGAGTCCTTCGTTATGACGGATCGCGTTATGGGAACTATCGTTAGAACGCCTGAAGATCTTGCTAAGCTAACTTCTCCGGTTACAGGCAACGTGACCATTGCCCTTCCCGGCGCTGTTCTGAAGGACTTGGCGATTAACGGTGATATTTATGTCATTGATGCTGCGGCATCGACTCCGATCGTACTCGATCACACAACTGTAAACGGCGATCTGAGCGTTGTCTCTGCTAAGAGCGTAAGCTTCGTTGGTTCTTCCGTTACAGGAACAACAAACGTAAGCGATGCAGCAGGCACGACAGCACTTAATGTGGATGCAGCGTCCTCGCTGAACAAGCTCGTTCTGAACACGCCAGCTAGCGTTACCGGAACAGGCAGCATTCAATCGGCTGCCATTAACGCCAATGGCTCTACAATTGAGACGCAGCCAGCGAATGTTACGGTAGCCAAAGGCGTTACTTCTACAGTTGGCGGCAAGCCGGTAACGGACCAACCGACTACGGGCGATGGCGACAATCCAGGCGAGGTTATCATTCCTGGCGGCGGTGGCAGCACGGGCGGTGGCGGCGGCACGAATACGACACCACCTACACCTGTAGTAGCTGCGATCTCGACTGGCACTTCTGTCGATATGCACAGCACGCAAGTAACTCGTTTACAGCCTGAGGGGTTGAATGTCGATGAGCCGATCAGCTGGACAACCTCTGATCCATACGTAGCTTATGTGGACACGATCGGCAACGATGCCGGCGATTTCTCCGGTAAAGTGCTTGGCGTTACGACTGGAACGGCTACAATTACAGGCAAACAAGGCGAGAATACGGTTAGCGTGACTGTTAACGTAACCAATGATCCTAAGCTGAAAACGAATCTGGAGAAGATCGTTTACTATTACAATGCTGGCGATGAGCAGATCCCTACCGCTCTATCCACTGCTCCAGATGTGAATCTAGGGGAAGTTACAGCTCCTGCAGGCAAAGCTTGGCCTTCTTCGAACTATGTAGGTTCTGTGGATGGTGAGAACGGCGTAAAGTGGATGCTCTCCAAAGACAGCCAATTCAAATCAGTCGATGGTGTTAAATTGGAATTAGGCAGCAACATCTCTCCATTAACGACAGGCATTGTTGCTGACGCAGTAACGCTATACGATCCTAACTTAGCTGATGCTGATCAAATTCAATATCTGGAGGGTGGACGCTACATCCCTCAGACGGGTAATTCCAGTGGTTCGTATGACTATTATGATTCAGGCAATAACCATAAAACCGGATCCTATAATGCCAAAGAAGTGATCTCGAAGATTATGCCTGACGGCGAGAACGGCCTCTGGATCCTCGGCTCTACAGGCAATGCCACTCACATTGTGAGAAAGCCGATGTCTCTGATGGCAAAATCGCTCGTTCAAGAAGAAATTTCGAGAAACTTTGCAGACCGTTTCGGCTTCCAGTCCGGTACTGTATCTTTTAATACGCAAGACGATATGCTCAAAGCGATGATGAACGCGGATAAAGGCGCAGGCAGCTTTATCGGAGATACCGATAATGACGGCCTGTGGACAACGATGTACGTATCCGGAGAAATCTGGAGATACAATTACATGAAGGACACTTACGGGGATACCGACGCTAGAACAATTGATGCTAAGGCTTCCGCTATACGTGCAGTGGAGTCCATCGTTACGCTTGGTTACATTTCCGGCATGCAGCTCAAGGTGCCTTCCAAAGATAACGTTAACGATCCATCGATCTACACAACTCTTGGTGCGAATCCAGATGGTTCCGATGAAGGCAAGCCAGTCTTTATGGACGACAACGGCAACTATACGCTTGTGAATACAGGCAAGCCAGCATCTGCCGGCTTCTTCGCTAGAAGCTATAAAGTCGCTGGAATGAACAACGGAGGTACTTCGCCTGACAGCAATCCTGGCGTTAACACAGCTTGGCTTCAGAAGAATGCAGGAACGACGACCGATATTAACGGAGATGAAGTCTCCTATTCGGCCCCTGGTAAGAACGATCTTAAGAAGATGAACAACGTTACATATGTCAGTCCACTAAAGGCATACGATACGGTTGCTGTTCCTCCGAGACTCGTTAAAGTTTATTCCGATCTGAACGTCAGCGATGAAGATAAACAAGATAATCTGGATAGCAATAAAGTGTACTACAAAGCTACCACTTCGACAGACGAATTGGTCGGTCATTATTTCTCACTGGACCTCGCGTACAGTACATTCAAGAATAGCGACCCTGAGCTTGCTGCGCTAATCAAGAATGATATGATCAATCATACGAACGGGATTATCCTAAACAACTACTATCAAGTGAGCATAACAGGCGAGAACCCGTTAGAGTCACGTTTCAAGCCTAATGATGCGGAAGAATATGCTGCAAAGGGCAATGGTCTGAACTACCCGTCCGTTCCTACTTCATGGGGGAATATGAATCCGGAGTTCCTTGACGGAGTATCGAACGCTTGGGGCAGAAACGACTATGAGGATGGTCCTCTGAACGCTACTCTTGCACTGCAAATGCTTGTCGTTGCTAAGGACATGGGCGGTTACACACAAGCTGAGAAGGATGCTCTAACTGCTCAAGGCGTAGCCCTTACGAAGCCTATGGATTATGCCAACGAACTGAAGGTTATGGATGGCGTTAGACCTTCCGGCGCGAAGACTTCGCATAACGATTATGAAACACGTTACCCTAAGACATACTTCTCTACCTCATTGCTTGATATGACGCAGCAGTATCTTTCGAGATACTTCGGCATCGCTGCCCATAACGGTGATTCCATGGAAGAGAACGGCGTTTCTCATGAGTCTTACATGAACTACTCGGATGAAGAAGAAGCTGCTCTGTCTTACTACACCTTGTCTCATCATGCTGATTCTACGAATGCAAAAGGCATTATGAACGGCATGAAGGATTGGTACTTCAACGAGAAGCGCGAGAAGAACCCATTCATGACGACCTTCTACGCAGCATCGCTTGGCGCATTGAAGAAGAAGGGCTACAGCATCGGTTCTGCACAGGTGGATCTTCCAGGTGCGACATGGCAAATGACGCGTATCCCGAACAGCTTCATGAACTGGGACGTACTGGCTGCAAACAGAAATGATGTCACACACGTTACGCCTGACTTCATGGTTGATCAGCTGATTCCTCGTGATGAAGTCATGATGTCCAAGTACAACACGAATATTTTCGGTACGATGGATAGAAGAACGATTGATTCGGGCTACTCCAGATCCATGGAATCTTCAACGGTTATTTCGATGCCTTACTGGCTGACAATGAACCCTGCTGATGCGAAGAACGTATCTTCTCTGGGCTCGTCTGTTACAGCTCCGAAGAACAAGGGTACGGAGTCGCTGACTTATCCGACAAACGTTGCTTCGATAAACCCTGGTTCCAATTACAATGCTTCGACACACACGTTTACGATCAATGTAGGCGATTCGGTCAAGCTTGATGCGAAAACAACAGGCTTCGTTAAGAACGTAGGCTGGATCACAGACGCATGGAACCAAACCGGCTATGTGGATGGCTTCCCAACTCAAGTGAATGCAGATCCTGATAAATTCCAAGTCATCGACCTTCGTAATTTGGCAACGTACGAAGAAGTTGGAAGCATTAGTGCAAAAGGCATCAGCGTTGCAGGCGAACATTACGGCGCTTATGCAACAGGTCTGAAGCCAGGTACTGTAACGGTTACTGCAAGCGTAATCGATGGCTTCTTCAAAGAGCCGCAAACCATCACGTACACAATTAACGTAGTAGATCCTAATGCTGCAAAAACTGCCGCAACGCCAACAGCTGTTGATGCAAACAGCTTTGCACTTCCAGCTTGGCTGAAAACCGTTATGGCGAAATCGGACCTAAACACGGATGGCAATCCATTTGTGAAAATCAGCTACTCTTCCTCTTCACCGGCTGATGGACTGGTCGATCCAGTAACAGGCGAAATTACGTACACGACGAACAATCCTTTCAATGTCATTGCAACAGTTGCTTATTCCGGCATGACAGTTAATGCTGCTCCGGATGAAGAGGACTACAATGATGCAGGTGCTCGATTCGAAAGAGACAGCCACATTATGACGTTTGTACGCCCTGTTAAAGGCAATATCCAAATTCTAGACTAAGTTTGATAGTTGCAGCTTGGTAAGAGCAAAAGCAAATACCCTTAGGCCGGTTTAACCGGACTAAGGGTATTTTGTTATTTGGTTGTTGGGGGGCTGGTTCGGGGGCTGGTTCGGATGCGGGTCTCGCCCTTCTACAAACAAAAACAATGCCCGGCCAAGTCCCTGTAAAGGGGCTCCGCCGAGCATTGTTGAAGCATCATTCCTATTCCGATTTCCTACCAGTAATCACGACAGCTCCACGATAACCGCCGATTTATCATCTGACTTTTTATGGCGAGGATACTTCACGCAGAGTGGATCGAGAGCCTCCTGCTCGGCCAGTTCGGCCATGTAGGCTTCAATCCCCTGCTGCTCCAGGCCACCTAGAAACGCACCCCAAACGTTCGGATCGGACTCATTCTCAATGAAATGGAACATGCCGTCAGACACTGCGTAAATCCGCTGTACGTTTGCCAGGGAGACATGACCATATTCCATAAAGGAGGCAAGGTTCGGATCTCCATTCATAACGGAGAAGCCTTCCAACGTGTTCGCACGATTGCGATTACCCACGTAGATAGGCCGCATGCATACATCAACTTCCTCATCCGTCATTGTACCGGCATCCTTCAATTCCTGCCTGATCGTTAACGACTGAAGATCGAAGCCAGCTACTTGGTTCCGGGTTAACACTCGGATGCTGCCATCGCTATAACGTACGAACAGCATGCAATCGCCGCTCTGTACATATTCGAAAAAGCCTTCATGCAGCTTCACGACCGCGAATACCGCGCCCCATCTCTTCCATTTCTCGGACGTATCGATACCGGCTTCCATCATCCGCTGAAGCAAGCGTGAATTCGCCCGCAGCACGGCAGCTCTCATATCGAGCTCCGGGGCCGTATCTTCACTCAACTCCTCCGCGAGCAGCTGCGCGGCAATCCAGCCGCCAGAGTGGCCTTCTTCATCGTAATAGCCGGACATGGAGGATACGCCATCGATGACGCCGTAAATACGCTGCCGCGTGTTCAGAACGAGCGCATCCTCGTTCGGTTTGAGCGGATTGCCCGGTTGCGTAGCAGCTTTTATCTGCGGCCGCCCTCTAAACGCGAGGTTCAGCTTCCCATACACCTGCCGCCATCTTTCCTCCAGCTCCGCCCCCTCATATGCAGGCAGATACCCGAGCTTCAGATAGATATGAATCGCCGACAGCCGAAAATCGTCAGTCTCCAGAACGGCATGCCGCTTCCCTTCCTCTCGCATCCGATGCAGCGCCGCCAGGCTGATGCAAAGCCCAAGCCCGCGTCCGCCATATGACGGATCAACTCCGACCATATGCAAATAGCCGCAATCGTCTCCCCATTGTGGCTCCTGCCATGCGCAAGCCGTAGCGACTGGCTTCTCCTGATCACAGATGAACAGGACGCGCTCCGGCTTGTAATAAGGATGCGAGGCGATCTTGCGGACGAAATCCCGGCTCCAGCCGAAGGATTTCTCCACAATCGCCTCCCAGTGCCCTTCATCGCCCGGCTCGAAATGCCGGAGATGAAAGCCTGCCGGCAATTCCAGGGCAGGCAAATGAGTCAAGCTCGCGAGGCGCATCACGAGCTGAGGCAGCTTTCTTTCCTCGGTCATCGGCTCTTCACTCCATTCTTGCGGAAGTCTGGAAATGCAACAGGCTGTCCGCTGCTCGCTTGCGATTGCATCGACAACGGGAAGATGCTGCTCCACGTCACCGCGTCATACACATCGACAAGCGGCCTTCTCCGTTCTTGGATGGAGGAAACAAACTCTTCCAGGACGAAGAAATCGCCCCCGCCGTGCCTAAAGCTCTGCGCCTCCCCCTCCCATTTCTTCCAAACCGGATGGTCGAACTCAGGCTGATACCGCGTAAGAGGCTCCCACACTTCTTCGTGCTCATCGACAATATCCGGCTTCGCCATGGAGCGTCCCTTAAACCAAACTAAGTCGTCCTCATGATCATGGCGTTTGGACAAATACGCGCCTTCTGTTCCTTGCACGACATAATGACGCATATTGTGCGGGCGAACAGACGTCCAATCTACGCGCAGCGTAATCAATACGCCGTTCTCGGTGACGATATTCGTGACGGCAGAGTCTCCTTGCTTCCAATAGCCAGGCTGCGAGGCAGGGTGCTCCTTCCCGAAATGCTCCACATAATAAGCCTGCAAGGAACGCGAGTTAGAAGTGAACGTTGACATGCTCTTCATCCGATCCCCGCCGTCCTTGTTAAGTCCGAGCCAGTGGGAAATCGGTCCGATGGAGTGAGTCGGATAGTTCAGTCCGTTATACGTATGGTGAAGATCGCCTCGCCATGTCAACGAGCCGTCCGGCTTATGAACGCTGGAGCGCAATTCATGGAAATAGCCGCCCTCTAAGTACGTAATCTCGCCAAACATCCCTTGCTCAGCCAAGTGTTTAACAGCTAAGTTAGAGCGCGAGAAGCAATAATTCTCGGCCATCATGTAGGTCAATCCGGTCTTCTCCACCGTCTCGACAAGCTCCCATGCATCCTCCAGCGTATGCGCCGCAATGACTTCGCTCAGTACATGCTTGCCCGCTTGAAGGGCAGCGATCGCCTGCTTCGCATGCATCAGCATCGGGCTCGCCAGGAAGACCGCGTCAATGTCCGGATTAAGCAGCATAAGCTCATAGCTGCTGTAGGTTTCGATCCAGGGATACTTTTCTTTCCAAGCTCCAGTCACTTCATCATTAATATCGCAGATGGCAGCCAGGTGGAGACGATCCGCTAACGCATCAAGCGCTTGCTTGAAACGTCCCCCCCGGTTGCCGCCGACAATGGCCAAACGCAGCGGTCGATTGGACATGCTTAGTTCCTCCTCCATTAAGCTCGTATACATAGCATCTCTACCAGCCGTACCTTGACGGTCCCCATTCTTTGCGGACGAGGTCCTGCTTCA
This window harbors:
- a CDS encoding Gfo/Idh/MocA family protein; this encodes MSNRPLRLAIVGGNRGGRFKQALDALADRLHLAAICDINDEVTGAWKEKYPWIETYSSYELMLLNPDIDAVFLASPMLMHAKQAIAALQAGKHVLSEVIAAHTLEDAWELVETVEKTGLTYMMAENYCFSRSNLAVKHLAEQGMFGEITYLEGGYFHELRSSVHKPDGSLTWRGDLHHTYNGLNYPTHSIGPISHWLGLNKDGGDRMKSMSTFTSNSRSLQAYYVEHFGKEHPASQPGYWKQGDSAVTNIVTENGVLITLRVDWTSVRPHNMRHYVVQGTEGAYLSKRHDHEDDLVWFKGRSMAKPDIVDEHEEVWEPLTRYQPEFDHPVWKKWEGEAQSFRHGGGDFFVLEEFVSSIQERRRPLVDVYDAVTWSSIFPLSMQSQASSGQPVAFPDFRKNGVKSR
- a CDS encoding S-layer homology domain-containing protein; the encoded protein is MSKKTSQIISSLVVSSMLLSGTAAYASPSQNQDVSTHWAAKELQKWTDNGLLQGDENGHLNPNAPITRAEFVTILNRIFNLTSTVGAKSFADAKAGDWFYEELQKASAAGLLNGDDSNNANPKAPITRQEAATLIARGFQVVAGTVTPSFTDSSKIAGWAQSAVNELSSKGYLHGRGNNDFDPTANITRAESFVMTDRVMGTIVRTPEDLAKLTSPVTGNVTIALPGAVLKDLAINGDIYVIDAAASTPIVLDHTTVNGDLSVVSAKSVSFVGSSVTGTTNVSDAAGTTALNVDAASSLNKLVLNTPASVTGTGSIQSAAINANGSTIETQPANVTVAKGVTSTVGGKPVTDQPTTGDGDNPGEVIIPGGGGSTGGGGGTNTTPPTPVVAAISTGTSVDMHSTQVTRLQPEGLNVDEPISWTTSDPYVAYVDTIGNDAGDFSGKVLGVTTGTATITGKQGENTVSVTVNVTNDPKLKTNLEKIVYYYNAGDEQIPTALSTAPDVNLGEVTAPAGKAWPSSNYVGSVDGENGVKWMLSKDSQFKSVDGVKLELGSNISPLTTGIVADAVTLYDPNLADADQIQYLEGGRYIPQTGNSSGSYDYYDSGNNHKTGSYNAKEVISKIMPDGENGLWILGSTGNATHIVRKPMSLMAKSLVQEEISRNFADRFGFQSGTVSFNTQDDMLKAMMNADKGAGSFIGDTDNDGLWTTMYVSGEIWRYNYMKDTYGDTDARTIDAKASAIRAVESIVTLGYISGMQLKVPSKDNVNDPSIYTTLGANPDGSDEGKPVFMDDNGNYTLVNTGKPASAGFFARSYKVAGMNNGGTSPDSNPGVNTAWLQKNAGTTTDINGDEVSYSAPGKNDLKKMNNVTYVSPLKAYDTVAVPPRLVKVYSDLNVSDEDKQDNLDSNKVYYKATTSTDELVGHYFSLDLAYSTFKNSDPELAALIKNDMINHTNGIILNNYYQVSITGENPLESRFKPNDAEEYAAKGNGLNYPSVPTSWGNMNPEFLDGVSNAWGRNDYEDGPLNATLALQMLVVAKDMGGYTQAEKDALTAQGVALTKPMDYANELKVMDGVRPSGAKTSHNDYETRYPKTYFSTSLLDMTQQYLSRYFGIAAHNGDSMEENGVSHESYMNYSDEEEAALSYYTLSHHADSTNAKGIMNGMKDWYFNEKREKNPFMTTFYAASLGALKKKGYSIGSAQVDLPGATWQMTRIPNSFMNWDVLAANRNDVTHVTPDFMVDQLIPRDEVMMSKYNTNIFGTMDRRTIDSGYSRSMESSTVISMPYWLTMNPADAKNVSSLGSSVTAPKNKGTESLTYPTNVASINPGSNYNASTHTFTINVGDSVKLDAKTTGFVKNVGWITDAWNQTGYVDGFPTQVNADPDKFQVIDLRNLATYEEVGSISAKGISVAGEHYGAYATGLKPGTVTVTASVIDGFFKEPQTITYTINVVDPNAAKTAATPTAVDANSFALPAWLKTVMAKSDLNTDGNPFVKISYSSSSPADGLVDPVTGEITYTTNNPFNVIATVAYSGMTVNAAPDEEDYNDAGARFERDSHIMTFVRPVKGNIQILD
- a CDS encoding sensor histidine kinase → MVKRIKTAHRSILSHLFTLLVPMLVPLLILGSLSTFLIKLYIQDQIDTKNDALLSQTKSYMELSFREMDSLSANFSANPVLSVTMKDILDTGQITESNFDLLKVIRNFVDSTVYANPFIYSLYIYFDNEDKRFLSSVTGINTVDKFYDSNWYSLYEGHDNERVWTENRILQRRKSEPATRVISIYNRLRVANGGGVVVMNIKAEYIESLLRELPAINSQSILLMDKNKHIIAKNSDVNYMHLFNLGLFSSNDSFSRDMKIDGRTYKVDMLTSARFGWKFVSIVPKSALYSLPSKLMLLTGLLLIISTIIGLFLAYSLSRKKYLTLQMVNAILHAAERGTPLPKVDQGRKNDTYGYITENLVKKFVENEFLTIQLSERKYKLQVMEYIALHAQLNPHFLYNTLETIYWKVASYTGKPNEANEMIENLSGVLRYSLDSSAHFVPLQQEIKYTLRYVDIQHIRYKEKFDVVWRIDEDAACCEVMKLILQPLIENSIYHGIRMKQDKSIIRIKAELIGEEHMRLTVTDTGAGMDKARRLEVLSKLNSDIEGGQHIGLQNTHKRLNITYGERYSIRILSKKNWGTAISLTFPSRSQ
- a CDS encoding GNAT family N-acetyltransferase produces the protein MTEERKLPQLVMRLASLTHLPALELPAGFHLRHFEPGDEGHWEAIVEKSFGWSRDFVRKIASHPYYKPERVLFICDQEKPVATACAWQEPQWGDDCGYLHMVGVDPSYGGRGLGLCISLAALHRMREEGKRHAVLETDDFRLSAIHIYLKLGYLPAYEGAELEERWRQVYGKLNLAFRGRPQIKAATQPGNPLKPNEDALVLNTRQRIYGVIDGVSSMSGYYDEEGHSGGWIAAQLLAEELSEDTAPELDMRAAVLRANSRLLQRMMEAGIDTSEKWKRWGAVFAVVKLHEGFFEYVQSGDCMLFVRYSDGSIRVLTRNQVAGFDLQSLTIRQELKDAGTMTDEEVDVCMRPIYVGNRNRANTLEGFSVMNGDPNLASFMEYGHVSLANVQRIYAVSDGMFHFIENESDPNVWGAFLGGLEQQGIEAYMAELAEQEALDPLCVKYPRHKKSDDKSAVIVELS